The proteins below are encoded in one region of Nitrospira sp. SG-bin1:
- a CDS encoding hydrogenase assembly protein HupF: MCLAVPGQVLNIEDDQLRTATVSFGGVTKSVSLALVPEAGVGDYVIVHVGFAISKLDEEAARRTLKTYAELAASGSSETTDQ, from the coding sequence ATGTGTCTCGCAGTTCCTGGGCAAGTCCTGAACATCGAAGATGACCAGCTCCGCACGGCAACCGTGTCGTTCGGCGGAGTCACGAAATCCGTCTCGTTGGCATTGGTCCCGGAAGCAGGGGTGGGCGACTACGTCATCGTCCATGTCGGCTTTGCTATCAGCAAACTCGACGAAGAAGCAGCACGACGAACGTTGAAGACCTATGCCGAGTTAGCAGCCTCAGGATCGTCAGAGACAACGGATCAGTAA